The Brienomyrus brachyistius isolate T26 chromosome 9, BBRACH_0.4, whole genome shotgun sequence genome contains the following window.
GGATAGGGATTCCCAGACTGTGTCAGCAGTGAAATTTGTCAGACCTTTCGTTTGGTCTTGTTTGTGGCGTTTGAGTTAAAGATTCGGTGTGAAACGCCTCATTTGACTGAGTGAAAATTCCCTGTTCCGGTTCCAGATAAGATGAGAGACGCCATCGTTGCCAAGCTGGCCACTCAGGCTGCAGACTTCTATGCAGATGCCTCCAAGCATTCCCAGCACAAAGACGGTCTGATGAAGGTAAGCCTGCTTGCACTGGAGCCTTCGACCCTTCAGCTTCTCAGGTTCTTACCCATAATTCCCCATTGCCAGCGTGCTACGGTAAAATATTCAAATTATGTGGCTTTGCCAGCCTGTCCCTAGTGAATACAGACAGTTTCAGTTAAGGTGTAAAGTGCATGTACATGGTTTCATTGTCCCAGTTGGTCATTCTTACCGTGTATCTGTTTGCTCTTCTCTGCATTACAATAAAATTGAAGCTTTGTAAGCCGCGTGTGTCACCACATGCTGTTTTTTTGTCCTGCCATTTCCTGTCATTCTCCTGTTGCTTTTGAAAGGTAATGGAATGCTTTGTGTTCAGGTTTTTCTTGATGTGAACTGCACCTGGTTTAACTGGAATGAAAGTTTCACTCTCTGCTTTTCCCTTCCTGTTCCCCACTCCTGTCCTTCCTGTTCGGCACGTGTGATTGGCCGGCTCCACCCCTCCCTCCCGTCCCTCAGTATTTCTACTTCCAGGAAGTTCTGCCGGTGCTAGCGGCCAAACAGTATGTGATGCAGGCCACAGCTCAGTACCGACAGGCCACGGTAGCCAAACAGCAAAAGAAGTTTGGGGAGGAGATTGCCAGGCTGCAAGTAAGTGGTCCCTGGATCTCTTGTGTGCCCCACCCTCCTTCTCACCCTCTATCCCTAAATACAGTGTTTTCCAACCCTTTTTCTAACATGGCACACTATCCTATGGCATGCCATTGATTAACACATACTACTGGCTGAGCCTTACTTTCAATGTGAAGAAGAGAGAGCCTGTGTCCTGGCTGGAATTGATATTTGTAAGTCAAACTTGAAAAGCTCGGCTCGCACAGGTACCTTGTACAAAATGGTAGCAACACTGACACAGTACTGTCTGGGTAATCTTTAGATGCAGTTAGCCAAAAGCTGTCCAGTGGGACAGCActgaatttcatttttataccaCGATCTTATTTCAACAATCTACCCATGCATCTTCAAACGCAACAGTTTTATGTTTCTAATGCTGTTCCGCTAAAATAGTCTCAAATCCAATCAAAGTCTTCTTTAGAAGCTGAGGGAAAATAAAATGCTATTTTTCTTCTGGAATCCAGGATCATCATCTTTTTACAAGAGGGTAACTTGCAAATTGTCGAACATATAGGTGATCGGGTGTCAGTTGTTATGCTCTATTGCATTTGATCACATGGCAGGTGTGCTTAAAGCCTATTGgacaattaaatgaataaagagtCGCTTATGCACAAAGCTATTTCTCTGTCTAAGCTAGttaaaatgcattcataattaaAAATTCTAATACATGAGTTTGCCTAAATGCCTATTATCATAATTAGGGCCTCCTAATTATGATAATATGATGGAGGCCATCATAATCATATGATGGCCTCCTATGATTGGGTGACCTGCATGTTTGTAAATTGCCCTTTTTGTCCGGTGGGGGCCCACTCTAGGTTGGACTCCCGGCCGGTATTGCAACAATCATTGGTTGCGTTGATGGAGTTTAACTAAAGCTAGTTGATGTCAGCATTGATATCCGAGTTCCCGCTCTGGTTTCCTTTGTATCCATTTGCAAAATCATATACTTTGTGTCATGTGTGTCATTTCTAAAATAACCAACACTTTTCCCATCCCCTTCAGCATGCAACAGAGCTGCTGAAAACAGTCACGTCTCGCTATGACGAGTACGTCAATGTGCGGGAGCTCTCAGACAAGACTGCGCGTGCTCTCACTCCAGCCAAGAAAGACAATGACTTCATCTATCACGAGCGAGTGCCTGAGGTTCGGGACCTGGAACGTATCGGAAAGGCCGCCATGGTGAAGCCCACTGCCATCCAGGTGCCCCTCAGTCAGAAGTTCAGTGGTAAGTGCAGCCGCTTCTCTACAGGGTGGCTCTGGTTCCAAAGTCAGAAAGACTCTGATGGAACCTGTGCTTCCTTTACAGGTTAATGAGATCTCCATCACTTTGAAGCTAGTTACGATTTTAATACTATAATCTACATAATGCAAAAATATTTTGCTTATAGTTTCATTTCAGCAACTTTGTAGTTTGTGGTTGAGACAATAGGCCTCGTTCAAAAGTAAAGTTCCAACTTGGCAGTGATCAAATTCTAGATCCTAGTCCAGGTTCTTCTCTGCCGGTCAGTGGTGGAGGTGGTTCTGTGTGTATCTCTGCAGACCTGTTTGAGAAGATGGTGCCAATGGCAGTGCAGCAGGCCCTGGCAGCTTCGAAccagaggaaggctgctctgGTCAACCAGGTGGTGGGCACCATGCGGGAGTCTACTGGCCTGCTCAACGGGTAAGTGCTGGGTCAGCACTGGGTGCCACTCATTCATTAGTCAGTCATGTCTTCTGCAGTATTTTATACGTTTCTGAACAGGATGGCAATGTCTTCCAAACGAAACCAAAAAAACAGGAAAGTCCCTAATTTCCATTATGTGGAAAACTTGAAGATTTTTCATTGCTAGAAAGGAAACGGACAAGGAACCACTTAAAAGAAAATAGTATTGGTAGATTTTCTTTAGTTACTAGTTAATGGCTGGTCTGAGGTAGATATTATTAGTATGTTTGTTTACTTTCTTATTTGGGACTTTTTGGCTGAGTCTCAACCCCCAGTCTCATCCCATGGTTTCAAGCATTGGGCCTGGTGGCCATTTTCATAGATGAGGGTGCTGTAAAGCTGGGGGAGCGTGTGTTTTCTTGTTGGATGTAGTTGGTCTGCCACATTTGCattctggagctgggggttgtctggaagtacaaaaatgtataaataaacaaacaaatcacaGCAGAGAGATTCAGGCTAATTAAGTCTAGCTGATGTGTAATTAAATCAAGCACAATGAAGGGCTCCCAAGGTTCTCTTGTGATCTCTCCCCCCTGGGGGGTGGTGCTTTTGTATATTTGTTAAGGAGATGCTTTATCAAAAAGGACAAGTGCACATTTAGTGCTTTATGGGAGCTGCATTTTGGAATTTGGGATTAGGGTCTGGACTGACACAGGGGTATAACAGCCGTTATTCACCTGGGGTATGAACCACCAGCCTTTTCCAAGTGAGACGAAATGGGTGTTGAGGGTTATTTACCAGTGGGATGCTGGTGTGGAGGTGCCCATGAAGATACCTGTGCTGGGTGTCTTCTGTTACTATCCCGACTTGTGGTGGTGAATCTTTTTTTAACGCTACCGGTGGTCAGCACTGGGGCTTAAATCAATTTATCTTGCACACAGAATTCTGGCCTCCCTCAACCTGCCTGCTGCCCTGGAGGACTTGTCAGGGAATTCCGTGCCCCAGTCCATCCTGGAGAAGTCCGGTGCTGTCATCCAGCGGGGGGGGATACAGAGCATTGAGAAGCTCATCAAGGACCTGCCCGAGCTGGTGCAGAGGAACCGGGAAATTTTGGACGAGGTTTATAGCATCTTTGCTTCTTTAAGCCGCTGTGTACCATAACTGGCACGGTGTTGCAAAACCCACATCACACCAACGTATGAAATGTGCACAACATAGCCACAAATTAGCTACGCCACTGTGCATCTCAACTGTTATTCGCTTTTCCTGTCCCCACAACTATTATAATCGGCTGTTTGACTGACATTTTAATTCAAAGTAACCTACAATTCAGATGGGCCACCTTAGGCATATCGATTTCAGAGAGGTGGATGAGAGTGACCCGGAGTGGGTGCAGTGATGGTAAAAGATGAtttgatgggggaggggtgggcacATGTCTTTGACATTGTGTATCATTTGCTGATGTCCTTTTGCGGGAGATGTGGGTCGCCTAGCAGTTCCTGTCCATTTTGAGGGCGGGATATTTAACTGAAGTGATATGGGTTACGTGCATTTAATCAGTGGGATTGCCTCAGGATGCCTTGGGACTTGAACTGGCTACCTTCAGGTTATGATATCCGTGTCTTTAACCACTTCACTACCAGCTGTTAGTAGGGTAGCACAGTCTTAGCTATTGTGTTGAGCTCTAGCCTCAATGTAGCCTTAGCTGTTAGCCAATGTGTTGGCCTTGGTATAGCCTTCACTGTTTGAGTAGCCATTGCTGATAACCGTTATTAACGGTTAGATATTGTGTTAGCCGCATAATGTACCGTGTATGTAATCCAATTTGTACCTGCGTGTTATGAAACTTTACCCATGTCCACAATAATGAGCTCTTCCCAAGTTCTGTGGTTGCAGCGACGATAAAACACACGCGTAAAGCCATGTGGTTTAGGCCAAAGTATTTGATTCTTGTCATTCCCAGTAAAGCGGATTTGTTGCCTTGCAGTCACTGAAAATGCTGGATAACGAAGAAACGACGGACAATGAGCTCAGAGCCAAGTTTGGCCAGAGATGGCAACGGTTGCCCTCATGTGATCTTTACAAGTCCCTTAGAACAGGTATTGAGATGCTCTCCTTCAACAGTGACTCCTCAGATTAGCTTATTTCATGGTTAATGTTTACTGTTTGCTAATGGCTCCACCCTCCTTACTGCAGAGGGGGCTGGTTTCCGTGGTGCCCTGGACAAGGCAGCGGATGCGGACCAGGTTGTGCGTGATCGTTATAATGCCCACTGCGAGGCTATCGCCCTGCTCTGCAAGCCAGAGgcagagctcactgctgccataCCCTCTGCCAACCCGGTTCATAGCCTGCAGGGAAGTGAGGTGAGTGCCTGGCTTAGGTATGCTGAAAGTTGCCCGTCTTCCCATCGTCTTAGCATCCAGTTGGTTACCTTGACTGGTTACCATGGCAACACATGAAATTACTTATTTCAAGGGCTGTCATATATAAAAGTATCTAATTAACGGACCTAATCCTGAGAAAGGTGGTGTTGACGCGCCTGTTTTAACTGCAGTGAGATGTCATATTAGTTAAGGCTTATGTTTACTCTGGGGGTTAGAGGTCAGAAGTCACAAGTCAGCAGCCTTGTTACTACAGCATCGTCTTGGCACCTCCAGGTTGTTGGAGTCCTCCGGACACAGCTGGCCCAATTAGATCAGGTGAAGAAGGAACGTCAGCAGCTGGAGAATGATATCAAGTCTGTGCACTTCGACATGACCAGCAAGTTCCTCAGCGCCCTGGCCCGCGATGGCACCATTGACGAGGAGCCCCTATCGGTCACCGAGCTGGACAACGCTTATGGCAGCTACACCCATAAGATGCAGCAGGGCCTGAAGACCCAGGAGGAGGTGCTGGCCAAAGTGCAGGTGGGTGGAAGAGGCTATACGTACCACGGAACTTTCTAGATTATGCCTACTACTGAACTACTGTTCCTCCAAGCTGCAATTTATTCTGAAAGGAGAAATCTGTTATGCcagtgcttcctcccagctcctggtgggGTTCCTGGGGACAGGGTTGGAAAACACTGTGCTATTCAGCATGGTGTTAATCCTACTTTTACTTGAATTATTGACTTAGCACAAAACAAGTCTTATCTGAGGGAGCTGTTAAGAACAGGTTTGTCTGCTTCTGATGTATTGCTTTGTTGCCTCTGCAGAAGTCCCACCAGGAGTTTTCTGCCTTGAAGCAGTCCAACCAGCAGGCCCAGCAGAGGGAAGAGGTCTTAAAGAAGCTGGCCTCAGCCCATGACACCTACATGGAGATCTCCAGCAATGTGCAGGAGGGTACCAAGGTGGGCTCTCTGGGTTGCAATTTCATCAACATGGCAGGAATTAAATCACCACTGTGACTATTCAGCTTGTTACTGTGAGCTTCCAGGTTTGACAATCTCTCCAGTTTGAACCATTTTGTGAGCTTATTGAGAAGCTGATATTTGGTGCGAGAATGTTTTTGTGACCGTCATGGTGTTCTCTGCCTGTATTACCGAACATCTTCTAGCTGAAGTCGAGTCCTCGTGATGCACCATCGAGCTGTTCgatagttttcatttgagatgTCTCTTGACAAACCATTTCTGTGACCCTACAGTTCTACAACGGTTTAACCGAGATGCTGCTGAAGTTCCAGAACAAGTGCAGTGACATTGTGTTTGCACGCAAAACGGAGCGCGACGAACACCTTAAGTAAGAGGACTCCGGGTGTTttgtggggtgagggggggcatGAATCTCAACACTGCTGTGCCGCATTAGCTGCCTTTGGTGAGGAGTCTCAGAGAACACCTTCTGTCCTCATGACCTTGGTTGGGTTATGACATTGGCTGGGCCTTGCCTGTTCTGTAAACCAAGGCTATTCAAATCGAAGTGCTCAAGGGCGGAGcactgctggttttccagccttcctttacccgtgagccaggtgtgaagcatTTGACcagtcagaatcagtaattctTTAACTACCTGGGAGAGCTGAAAACTGCGCCTGCATTTGGAAAcgagggccagatttgaagaggTCTGGTGTGTAGTATCGTCTTCTGTCAGCTGTACCCCTGCTGGGTTCCAGGTGATTAAGTAGTGCTCTTTCAAAAGGTGCTTGATGAGACCTGGATTGTCTGTACTAGTCTTCACCCCTGCTTAGTTTTCACTGGGGAGGAGACCTGTGGattaacacaattttcagaCCTCCCCACCCagccagacaatccacatttctATTCTATTTTCTGTTCCATCATCTACAAAACTGATGTACTTGTCAGCTTAATTTTTAGGCTTTGATTACCTGCCCCAAGCATGCAATTGGTGGACTAAAAGAAAAATGTCGAGTTGAGGGAATGAGGGGTGGTTGGGGATTGGTTTAAGAACTTCTTACTTGGTAACTCGTAGTTAGTAGCTGttttcacacatgcactccagaCATTGTCTACTTCAATCACACACTGGGGTCAATCATAAATTACCCGGGAGCTATTAGGGTAAAGTCCATTTAATGTCCGGTACGACTGATTCGGACATTTGCGTTCTCTGAAAGGTGCTGTGTAGATATCCTTCTGCACAGATAAGTAATTATTCTGCAGTGTGAGTATCGTACCTTTATCTAAGGAAAACATGTGGACTGGGAGCTCCACTGTCTTCATATGAGCTCCAGCGTTGATGGCTTTGTTGCGAGGATTGTTTGGTAAACGGGAGCTTACTGGCACTCTGGCCAGTGAATCTGAGCCGCTGTTAATTCCTGTCCGAAGGGACAAACGCCGGTTACTCATTGGAGAAGCAGTTGTCACTCAGCACTTTAGCTgaaaggaaatgtttttttttccgttaCTCAGGGACCTCCAGCATAGCATCGCCCACGAATCCAGTGCTCCTGCCCTCTCTAGCATCTCGACACCTCAGTCCACCTCCAGCACTCCAGCGTCCACcatgccccctgcccccaccccagctcCCCGGACCATGTTCGTAAGTACCTGTGTACTGAACTGCCCAATTTCTGGAGGAATTCGGCCTTGAACAGATTTAACTTGTCCTTAGATGACTGAAAAGAAAGTGTCTGTACATTTTCCCAAACTAaaccaacaaattattttctgCGCTGCTCCTTAATGGAAAGTGTAATGTGATGAGTGTGGTGCCCGTCATTTGGTCTGATGTGAACTTCCTGGTCTCACAGGCGGTGACCAAAGCCCAGCCCCCAGCACGGCCTCCACCTCCAACTTTCTCCAAAGCCCCCACCACTGCGACCCCCACCTCTACAGAGTCCACCCCTGTCCCCACTGTCCCCACAGTCCCtgcccccaccagcacctccaGTGCCACCCTGCCAGCAGCGAGCACCACGCCGGCACAGGTTCAGGGGCCTCCTTACCCCACATACCAGGGTTACCCTGGGTAAGCTCTCCTGTCTGGTCTCCAGGGCAACCCCCTTTTTTACTGCATTCTGAGGTTTGTGCTACTCCTCATCCACCATGAGTCAGTTTTCTGAAGACCgatatctgtctgtctctgcaggTTCTACCCAATGTCCATGTCCTACAATCCCTACAGCTTTGGGCAGTTCACCATGCCCTACATGCCCTTCCAGGGGGTGGGGCAGCTGGGCTTCCCCAGCTCTGCTCCACtcccacagcagcagcagcaaccgcAAGGCTACACCCAGCCGCAACAACCTCACTACCCTTAGGGGGGGTGCCATAATCTCAGCTTCAGGTGTTCTTGGTTCACTCTTCACTTCTGGTCCTGGGAGGCGCTTTAGTCCTGCAGATTTCCCAGCCTTGACTGAGACTGGAGAACTGGAGCTTATAAGGTCTGTGATGAGAACGTGGCTAGAATCGAGCCGGCGGGAGTTAAAGATCTCGATTTATGCTTCCCAGAACCAGAACTGACTGTCCCTCCTCTaagtgcgcccccccccccccactcctctcCTGACGATTTTGAATGTTCTGGTTGACACTGCACACCCCAAATAAAGGACTAAATCTGGTACATATGGATTATCTACATGCCTGATGACAGGCTAAGCTGCAGTGGCCAGCTGGTCACTCTCGCTTCCTCTATATGTAACGGTGATTATAAACACTCATACTGAAGAAGTTCTGTGCAATTAAACTTAAGGGGCGTCAGACCCCGCACACGGCAATACTGCTGTCCAGCACTGAGCTATTATATAGACTGGATATATATTTACGGTAAATGTTTTGGGTGATACAGCTGTGGAAATATAAACAGTAAATTATACATATATGTAAAACAGGGAACTATACTGTGTTTGAATATAATCTGTTTAACAGATTTTGTCAACTTTTTCCCTCCCTTTCCTGTTACAACATTCTTGCaacattccacaaagtgttGTCATTGAGTGTATCATTACTTTTACTTGTACTCAAGCAATCATAATATGAGCTTTTTACTTCTGGGTCAGTGTTAGTAGCTTAAGCTGGCTGCTCGTTATTAGAGGAGGAGGGAGTGAAATAGCTTCCCATTTTGACCTGCACAATTAGGCTTATCTCAGGTCCTGAAGAATCGCAGTGGGAATTCAGCGTTCCTGAGCTGTGGCTTTACCATGCGTGCCGCGATAGCACGGAAGTGCGAATGTGACTTCAGAGTTCCATGAACTCCCAGCACTTCTCAACCGTGTTACCGCCACTCTTATAACATGCTAATTAAGCACGTAGCCTGTGGTGGTAGCAGAGTAAGATATCATGTTTGCTGAAAGGAGCTGCGAGCATGTTGGTCCCTGAAGGAAGCACGTCTTTCTGCACTGCTGAGTTCTTGTCTGAGGAATGGGCCTGCTCTGTATTCTGAAAGCAAGCAGTCGAACAGCACGACAGGCGAAAGCGGATCAGGTATGCGTAGTCTTACAGCCTTAGATCCAGAAACATCTGGGGGGGGTGTATGTTCCTCACGTATGCCCACAGCGCCCGCAATGCCCACGCTTGTGCGTGAAACCTGAAAGGGCTAAAAC
Protein-coding sequences here:
- the LOC125749055 gene encoding programmed cell death 6-interacting protein-like, which gives rise to MAAFISVPLKKSSEVDLVKPLSKYIAHTYAPGEERTQHLRAVEELDGLRISAVCRQLDKREGSLEVLYRYYDQLCAIEAKFPFSENQLCLTFTWKDAFDKGSLFSGSAKLALPSLGYEKTCVMFNIGALASQIATEQRLDSDEGLKTAAKFYQLAAGAFAHIKDTVLSSLNCEPTVDISPDSASALSQIMLAQAQEVFVLKATLDKMRDAIVAKLATQAADFYADASKHSQHKDGLMKYFYFQEVLPVLAAKQYVMQATAQYRQATVAKQQKKFGEEIARLQHATELLKTVTSRYDEYVNVRELSDKTARALTPAKKDNDFIYHERVPEVRDLERIGKAAMVKPTAIQVPLSQKFSDLFEKMVPMAVQQALAASNQRKAALVNQVVGTMRESTGLLNGILASLNLPAALEDLSGNSVPQSILEKSGAVIQRGGIQSIEKLIKDLPELVQRNREILDESLKMLDNEETTDNELRAKFGQRWQRLPSCDLYKSLRTEGAGFRGALDKAADADQVVRDRYNAHCEAIALLCKPEAELTAAIPSANPVHSLQGSEVVGVLRTQLAQLDQVKKERQQLENDIKSVHFDMTSKFLSALARDGTIDEEPLSVTELDNAYGSYTHKMQQGLKTQEEVLAKVQKSHQEFSALKQSNQQAQQREEVLKKLASAHDTYMEISSNVQEGTKFYNGLTEMLLKFQNKCSDIVFARKTERDEHLKDLQHSIAHESSAPALSSISTPQSTSSTPASTMPPAPTPAPRTMFAVTKAQPPARPPPPTFSKAPTTATPTSTESTPVPTVPTVPAPTSTSSATLPAASTTPAQVQGPPYPTYQGYPGFYPMSMSYNPYSFGQFTMPYMPFQGVGQLGFPSSAPLPQQQQQPQGYTQPQQPHYP